A region from the Cyprinus carpio isolate SPL01 chromosome A8, ASM1834038v1, whole genome shotgun sequence genome encodes:
- the LOC109095438 gene encoding proline-rich transmembrane protein 3-like, which produces MLPLLQLFLLMPLIKPITNHVHGNSLSPLTTHSNHSLFSQTDVLVRKTDHRLEANAKLETVRPFLHGFYQKSVIKSSGDSNEWTESRSTEDTLSAKRSHTNISGSRGTFLLSLKNRVKRGPTQNIILPQNAVGKEKETADKTEFEEKDLSTVGPGDMLKPRETGFVRSSTEAITSLDKKYTQYRLQVQTAHSVLASLATVQINPSINSSLQTSPYTTSPPNENPVYTTRRMSQLDANRTRLEIGRLGTTTTAKIQPKRQFTTLQSHIETTSLSTSTTNLQLEAPSSGVDIITSNYSQPKRTSQSTKSAKTPNDHSKEPGTKGKVTDIKNTKGIPTFLRTASPLPTGHGRFEFSENDGRFTEKDQSVSQGIVPSLRSNPQHQDQNNDEKYGATNGSFLVWADLKRTLSFAWELHVFGSAALFLLLTAGSALGLALAPSLYCPHRGELVLTNSLLLVVGVVRAGHLLLDPYGTRLLLPPPVVIALYTQPLPLLILAQAGLVILVLKETGVTCIPPTLQRPPLLGVLAVFQCTILLAADLLSPALSPVVPIVLQSLTLTAGLVLCLGYLFLALPCFSHTHAARGGNKGKGEGKVRVLARVLAVCAFLGALCCLLHIYACLWLYGLLGDWRRFRWAWWLCQFWVRLLELAWAFCLLLMSSWVFWRPNRGHICGAPRQEGAATESLPSPSQSSNSASRHTCWAKIVQSLKVRQQRKSESNGIGGSNSGAVAGELPNNWAGQELSGTDISKSLIRNRDPLKDSNNLHNLQSFAGGSAGSLLRLQALAQPPQCSLCSSLDRDKGSAISLCDFDLRPPTPINLSRSIDEALHREHLLKGESLFQPLRPPSLPPSPHLWMRQNSDPQITLSLSSDEHTLFTESSTGLDRSIPSAVPSRQVTAPPTPTHQGFRWVSEAQVPSSLSCPVSLHPSASTSCDLMPSAENTSLFLSPDLESSQSNIRGGQNHSKVTRNDDSASVSSDIIDL; this is translated from the exons TCTAATGCCTCTAATTAAGCCAATCACAAATCATGTCCATGGGAACTCTCTTTCTCCACTGACCACTCATTCAAATCACAGCCTGTTTTCTCAGACTGACGTGCTTGTCAGAAAAACTGATCATAGATTGGAAGCCAATGCTAAGTTAGAAACTGTGAGACCGTTTCTTCATGGCTTCTATCAGAAAAGTGTCATTAAATCAAGTGGAGATTCAAATGAATGGACTGAAAGCAGAAGTACTGAGGACACATTATCAGCAAAAAGGTCACATACTAACATATCTGGGTCAAGAGGTACATTTTTATTATCACTCAAAAACAGAGTCAAAAGAGGTCCTACCCAAAATATCATACTACCACAAAATGCTGTTGGAAAAGAAAAGGAGACTGCTGATAAGACAGAATTCGAAGAGAAAGACTTGTCAACAGTTGGGCCAGGTGATATGTTAAAACCCAGAGAAACTGGCTTTGTTCGGTCATCAACAGAGGCTATAACATCTCTTGATAAAAAGTATACCCAGTACAGACTGCAAGTTCAGACTGCTCATAGTGTGCTGGCTAGTTTGGCCACAGTACAAATAAATCCATCAATCAACTCTTCACTCCAGACCAGCCCTTACACAACTTCACCACCTAATGAAAACCCTGTATACACTACAAGAAGGATGAGCCAATTGGATGCCAACAGGACTCGACTAGAAATAG GTAGGTTGGGGACAACCACTACAGCTAAAATTCAGCCAAAAAGACAGTTTACCACTTTACAATCACATATTGAAACCACCTCTCTTAGCACAAGTACAACCAATCTACAACTAGAGGCACCATCATCAGGAGTGGACATCATCACTTCCAACTATTCACAACCAAAAAGAACTTCACAGTCaacaaaatcagcaaaaacaCCCAATGACCATTCAAAGGAGCCAGGAACTAAAGGAAAAGTGACCGATATAAAGAACACTAAAG GTATACCAACATTTCTAAGGACTGCCTCCCCTCTCCCGACTGGACATGGCCGATTTGAATTCTCAGAAAATGATGGAAGATTTACAGAGAAGGACCAGTCAGTCTCACAGGGAATAGTCCCATCTCTGAGGTCAAACCCCCAACATCAAGATCAGAACAATGATGAAAAATATGGTGCAACAAATGGGAGCTTTTTAGTGTGGGCGGACTTAAAACGCACACTTTCATTTGCATGGGAGCTGCATGTATTTGGTTCTGCTGCCCTTTTCCTTCTACTAACTGCTGGCTCAGCCCTTGGTTTAGCATTAGCTCCCAGCTTGTACTGCCCTCACCGTGGTGAACTGGTACTTACCAATAGCCTCTTGCTAGTAGTAGGTGTAGTTAGAGCAGGCCACTTATTGCTTGACCCATATGGGACTCGGCTCCTCCTGCCACCTCCTGTTGTAATAGCTTTATACACGCAGCCGTTACCACTGTTAATCCTGGCACAGGCTGGATTAGTGATACTGGTACTAAAAGAGACAGGGGTAACATGCATTCCACCAACACTTCAGCGCCCCCCTCTGTTAGGAGTGTTAGCTGTTTTCCAATGCACTATCCTACTTGCTGCAGACTTACTTTCCCCTGCACTTTCTCCTGTTGTTCCCATTGTCCTACAGAGCCTCACGCTGACTGCAGGCCTGGTACTGTGTTTAGGCTACCTTTTCTTGGCACTGCCAtgcttctctcacacacatgcagctCGGGGAGGAAATAAGGGAAAGGGCGAAGGAAAGGTGCGGGTTTTAGCACGAGTACTGGCAGTGTGCGCTTTTCTTGGGGCACTGTGCTGTCTTTTGCACATTTATGCCTGCTTGTGGCTGTATGGACTACTAGGCGACTGGAGGCGCTTCCGTTGGGCATGGTGGCTCTGTCAGTTCTGGGTGCGACTGTTGGAGCTTGCCTGGGCTTTCTGCCTGCTTCTGATGTCTTCCTGGGTTTTCTGGAGACCCAACCGAGGCCACATATGTGGAGCACCAAGACAGGAAGGAGCTGCCACAGAAAGCTTGCCCTCACCCTCTCAATCATCAAATTCTGCTAGCAGACACACATGCTGGGCGAAGATTGTGCAGAGCCTCAAGGTAAGGCAACAAAGGAAATCTGAAAGCAATGGGATTGGAGGGTCAAATAGTGGTGCCGTGGCCGGAGAGTTGCCTAATAACTGGGCAGGACAGGAGCTATCAGGGACAGACATTAGCAAGAGCCTCATACGAAATCGTGATCCACTCAAAGACAGCAATAATTTACACAATCTGCAAAGCTTTGCAGGGGGCTCTGCAGGTTCATTGCTAAGGCTGCAGGCACTTGCTCAGCCACCTCAGTGCTCTTTATGTAGCAGTTTGGACAGGGACAAGGGTTCAGCCATCTCACTCTGTGATTTTGACCTGCGCCCTCCAACCCCAATTAACCTCAGCCGCAGTATTGATGAGGCACTTCATCGTGAGCATCTATTAAAGGGTGAAAGTTTGTTTCAGCCATTGCGACCACCATCACTTCCTCCATCTCCACACCTGTGGATGCGACAGAATAGTGATCCCCAAATCACACTGTCATTGAGCAGTGATGAGCACACATTGTTCACAGAGTCCTCCACAGGTCTGGATCGCTCCATTCCTAGCGCTGTGCCTAGCCGACAAGTCACAGCCCCCCCTACACCCACTCATCAGGGCTTCCGTTGGGTCTCTGAGGCACAAGTGCCTTCCTCGTTGTCCTGCCCGGTTTCACTGCACCCTTCCGCAAGCACAAGCTGTGACCTCATGCCCAGCGCAGAAAACACAAGTCTGTTTCTATCCCCTGACCTTGAAAGTTCGCAATCAAATATCAGAGGGGGGCAAAATCACTCGAAAGTCACTCGAAATGATGATTCAGCCAGTGTCAGCAGTGACATTATTGACCTTTGA